A window from Mus caroli chromosome 2, CAROLI_EIJ_v1.1, whole genome shotgun sequence encodes these proteins:
- the LOC110290489 gene encoding kappaPI-actitoxin-Ael3a-like, translated as MEGPGIRLALWLLTFAMSLSMLSSSLLFPAGVRSQLCESGHLGAKRIICNQPVKKGFCSFSFYRYYFNPESALCEPFIFTGCGGNRNNFKTKYLCEVRCIHVEKD; from the exons ATGGAGGGTCCAGGGATTCGCCTTGCCCTGTGGCTTCTAACATTTGCCATGTCCCTGTCGATGCTATCTAGTAGTTTGCTATTTCCTGCAGGAGTCCGAAGTCAACTCTGCGAAAGCGGGCACCTTGGAG CAAAAAGAA TAATATGCAACCAACCGGTAAAGAAGGGTTTCTGCAGCTTCAGTTTCTACAGATACTACTTCAACCCAGAATCGGCCCTATGTGAGCCCTTCATCTTCACTGGCTGCGGGGGCAACAGAAACAACTTTAAAACTAAATACCTCTGTGAAGTCCGTTGCATTCACGTAGAG AAGGACTAA